Genomic DNA from Neisseria lisongii:
CGTCGCCGTCAGACTCACGTCCAGCCCTTCCCTGCCGCCGCCCGCCAAAGCAATCTGCCCGCCGTGGTGCCGCAGCGAAGCCGCACGGCGGGTCAGCACAATCTGCCATTGCTGCTGATGATACACGCACGCCAACAACACCGCCGCCTGCTTGAAACATCTGTTTTCAATATCCAAAATACCGTTGCGGGCAAGCTGGGTCGGGCTGGCATAATCCGCAGCTTTGATAAGGAAATCACTAAGTTTTTCGGCGTTCATATCGGCTGATGGGAAAATGGAAAACATCATCTTATCACACCGGTTAAGCGGAAAAATATAGTGAATTAACTGAATTTCTCACACATTCCAAACTCAACACGCCCATTATTCCAACCAACGTAAGCCGGAATAATGGGTATTTGAAATATCGTATGGTTGATTAAGCGGATTGACTATAGTAAATCAATCAAAAAAATATGACACCACAGCGAACCACCCTTTCCCAATTCCTTCCAGCCAGCGGGATGGAGAACGGTGTGTAGCGTGCTTGCCTAAGCATGCACGTGTTCTTTAAATTCCACATGAATGCCGTCTGAAACGAAGGTAACGAGTTTCTGCGCAGCTAGAACCGTAGGTTTCGCCAAAACGAGCGTAGCGGGTTTCTGCAAAGCTAAAATCAGATTTTCAGACGGCTTCGACATAAAACTCACAGAACAGGTGCGTGTTTTGGCGCACACCTTACAAGTGCCGGATTAAATGGTATGGATTATTTAGTTAATCCACTATATAAACATCATTAAGCCGTCTGAAAATCAAGTTTTCAGACGGCCTATTTCTATTCTGTTTCCAAACAGTCAGACATAAAGAAAAAGGCTTCCGAAACTTGGAAGCCTTTTTCAAAATCTGGCACGCCCACGGGGAATCGAACCCCGGTTACCGCCGTGAAAGGGCGATGTCCTAACCGCTAGACGATGGGCGCAGAATTCTCAAGTGGCGCACCCGGAGCGATTCGAACGCCCGACCCTCTGGTTCGTAGCCAGATACTCTATCCAACTGAGCTACGGGTGCTTGCTTAAGAAAGATTGAATTATATATAGCCGGTTATTTTGCGTCAAGCCCTTTGCTGGAAAAAAATCAAAAAAAGTGTAAAATGCCGCTTTGTTGTTTGAATTTACAGGAAAAGAAAATGGCGGATATTTCGCACTGGCCTGCTCTGGCGGCGGTATTTTCCCGCTTCGGCCTGCCGGTTGCCGTGGTGGATTTGGAATCTACGGGCGGCAATTTTTATCAGGACAGGATCACCGAAATCGCCCTGATTCGTTTTGAAAACGGCAAAATCCGGCGCTATGAACAGCTGGTTAATCCGCAGCAGCCGATTTCGGAATTTATTGAAAACCTGACCGGTATTTCCAATGAAACCGTCGCCCATGCGCCGGCTTTTGCCGACATCGCCGCGGATTTGCTGCCGTTGTTGCAGCATTCGCTGGTAGTTGCCCACAACAGCCGTTTCGACCATACTTTTCTGCGCCATGAGTTTGCCCGTGCCGGTATCGATTTTGCCGGTCCGGCATTATGCACCGTCCAACTTTCCCGCCGACTGTATCCCCAAGAATACAAACATAATTTAGACAGCATTATCGAGCGTTTCGATATTCCGGTTGCCAACCGCCATCGGGCGATGACCGATGTTGTCGCATTGTGCGACTTTTTGGAACGCAGCCTGCAAGAACACTCACCCGATGAATGGCTGCAGCAAAGCCAATCGCTGCTGCGCCCCGCCATGCTGCCTTCAACCTTGCCGCCCGATTTGCAGGGGCAAATCTATGCCCTGCCCGACAGCGCCGGTGCTGCGGTATGGCTGGACGCACACAGTCAGGCATTATCGGTGGAAGCCTACGAACACGCCTATTCGGAAATTTCGGCTGCGTTCAGCCGCAAAAAACTGCCGCCCTATCTCCAAGCCGCCGCCCAAATCCGCTTTATGCCCGCCATAGGTACGCTGCACGCCTTGTGGCTCAAGGCACAGGCGGCACTGGAACACCGGCTGATGCCGTCTAAAAACGGCAAATACTTTTTCACCGTACAATTTACTCCGTCCGCCCAAGGCGTATTGCAGGCAAAAATCGTTCCCCTCAACAACGGTTGGCACGAACGCAAACCAAATGGTCTGTTTCTGCACAAAAAAGCCGCCAAACGTGCTTTGGCGGACTGGGCGCAAACCCACGATCTTTGCCCTGCCTTGCTCGATATTCTGCCGACCACCTACGCCGCCAACCAGCCCTGCCCCTTGCAGGCACTCGGAAGCTGCGACGGCAACTGCCGCTCAAGTTCAGGTATCGAGCGGCACAACCGTTTAATCGAACAATACGCACCGCAACTGCCCGTTGCCGACTGGGGCAAGCTGCATGAATTTGATGTAACCGAACGCCACCCCTTAAACGGCAAAAGCATCACCTTCCGCTGCAGCGGCGGTGCCATCGCCCTGCCCGACGGCCGCTGGTATTTTGACGACACCCTCCACGCCGCCCTCAAAGCTGCCGTGAAGAAAAATAAAGCTGATATTCAGCCGGTAAAATAACGGCTGAATATCCTGTAAACGTTCTCAAAATATATAGACAAAACAGCGTTTTCGCTATATGTTGCGGTTCACTGATTAAAAGAATTCAAACCATGACTCCGAAAATCATTTTTTTCGACATCGACGACACGCTCTACCGCAAATACACCGACACTCTACGGCCCTCCGTCTTGCAGGCGATGAATGCTCTCAAGGCCAAAGGCATACTCACCGCCATCGCCACCGGCCGCACGCCTGCCGCTTTTCCCGAAAAAATCAAACAGCTTATCCGCCAATGCGGTATGGATATGCTGATTTCCATCAACGGTCAATATATTGAATACCAAGGGAAAATGTTGCAATCCTATCCGATGGACGAAGCCGACATTCACGCCGTTATCGCTGTTTTGCAGCGGAAAAACATTCCCTATGCGTTTGTCGGTACACAGCATATTGCCGTATCCGAACGCAATACGCTGACCGAAAACACGCTTGCCAGTATTCTGACCGTCTGCCCCGAAGACCCGCATTATTACCAGAAGCATGAAGTGTACCAAATGCTGGCATTCTATCCGCCGCAACAAGATGGAGAAATCAGCCCCGACATCGAAGCACTCGGCCTGAAAACCGTCCGCTGGCATGAAAACGCCGTCGATATCCTGCGCAGCGGCGGCTCAAAAGCCGTCGGCATTGCCCACTCCGTTGCCAAACTGGGCATAGCAATGCAGGACGTAATGGCGTTCGGCGACGGTATGAACGACATTGAAATGCTGCAAACCGTCGGCTTCGGCGTTGCCATGGGCAACGGCGAACCCCAAGCCAAAGCCGCCGCCCGCCATGTCTGCCCGAGCGTCGATGAAGACGGCGTGTATCGGGGGCTGCAGGAATTGGGGATTATTGATTAAATGCCACCGCCAAAACGAAGCCGTCTGAAAACTTGATTTTCAGACGGCTTCGTTTGCATTGTGCAAATATAGTGAATCAACCAAATTTCCAGCACATTCTAAACCCAACATGTCCGTCATTCCGACGAAAGTCGGAATCTATTTCAGCGGCTTAGGCAACTGTTTTTTCTTTACAGTTTCTGAATCTGACAGATGGATTCCGACTTTCGTCGGAATGACGGGGGTATCGGAAAATTGTATGGATTTTTAAGTGGATTCACTATAGTTTCCGCTGTTGACGGCAATTAAATCTATTTGTTACCACAATAAAAATATTCATTTTCATCTGCTTAATAAAGAATATCCTGAAGAGTGGTTCGATTGGCTGAATCAAAAATTAGCACTTTTAGGCAGCTGTATTGAAAACGTCAAAATTCAAGGCAACTTTGCCGAGAATCATCATCTTCCCCATATCAATGAAGCGACTTATTATCGGCTGTTGATTCCGACTTTGGCTGCTGAAAAAGCCCTGTATTTGGATTGTGATTTGGTCGTTAATACAGATTTATTACCACTGTATCAGACTGATTTGGGCGATAATTATCTGGCTGCAACGGTGGACGGGGTATTAAATTATACTGATCATTTTTATTATGAATTCCCTGATTTAAAGCCCTATTTTAATTCGGGTATTCTGTTGTTTAATCAAGACAAATGGAAAAAGGAAGGTTTGGTTGAAAAAGCCTTGGCGATGGCGGGACAATATAATAATTTCTATAGTCAATCTACCTAAAATAAATTACAATTTAGCCGACATTGATTCACCCAATTCCTCCCCATGACCTACTCAACAGACTTCCGCAAACTCGCCCTAGCCAAACTCAAACAAGGCCTTTCCATCCGCAAAGCAGCCAAAGAACTCGGTATCGGCAGCGATACCCTGTTCAGATGGACAAAGAACCCTGTCCCCAAAGCCTACCCCAAAGACAGAAAACCTTTCAAAATCACAAAAGAAGCACTGTTTCTGGATGTAGAACAATACCCCGATGCCTATTGCTACGAACGGGCAGAGCGGTTTAACTGTTCAACCAGTGCTATTCATAAAGCACTGCAAAAATACGGTATCAGCCGAAAAAAAGACCAATAAACACCCAAAGGCAAATGTCCGGCTCAGAAGACGGTTTATCAGACTCAAACACCGTTTTCATCTGAAAAAACGTCCGATTGTCTGTTTGGATGAAAGTGGATTCAGAACCTCCGTCCACCGTCCTTATGGGTATGCACCCAAAGGCAGCCTTTGCATCAATACTTATGACTGGCAGGGACATAATCAGACCAATGCCATCGGTGCGCTATAGTGAATCCACTTAAAAATCCATACAATTTTCCGATACCCCCGTCATTCCGACGAAAGTCGGAATCCATCTGTCAGATTCAGAAACTGTAAAGAAAAAACAGTTGCCTAAGCCGCTGAAATAGATTCCGACTTTCGTCGGAATGACGGGCATGTTGGGTTTAGAGTGTGCTGGAAATTTGGTTGATTCACTATATATGGCGGACGGCTGTTTGCGGTCGGTTTGTTTGACTGCAGTATCAACAGCAGGATATTTGATACTTGGGTAGAACAGCTGCTGATACCGCAGCTTCCGGATAACAGTGTGGTGGTCATGGATAATGCGGCGTTTCATAAGGGTAAGGCCGAAGCGTTATTGAAGGATAAAGGCCATACTGTCTTGTGGCTTCCTCCTTACAGTCCCGACTTAAATCCGATTGAGAAGAAGTGGGCTTGGTTAAAGGCCAGACGGAGGAAGTTTGGGGTGATGTCTGTGGATGAGTTGTTTAGGGGTGTTATTTAAATTTGGTGGATTCACTATACATTTTCAAATCGGCTGAAAAAAAGATATTTAACGGTTGATTGGTCAACATGATAAGCCTAAAAAACAGAATGCAAAAAATTTTTCCCAACTATATCTGAAAACTAGGCCGTCTGAAAATCAGATTTTCAGACGGCCTAGTTTTCAATCAAACCAAATATTTGTATTGATTACAGCGCTGCCAATGCGGCGTTGAATGTGGCGCTTGGGCGCATGGCTTGGGCGGCGGCTTGGGCATCGGCGGCGTAATAGCCTTGGATATCGACTGCTTTGCCCTGAACTTCTGCCAATTCTGCGGTGATTTTGGCTTCGTTTTCGCTCAAGGTGGCGGCCAATGGTGCGAATTTGGCTTTCAATTCGGCATCTTGGTTTTGTGCGGCCAAGGCTTGCGCCCAATAGAGGGCAATGTAGAAATGGCTGCCTCGGTTGTCGAGTTCGCCGGCTTTGCGTTTCGGCGATTTGTCGTTCAGCAGTAATTGTTCGGTTGCTGCGTCCAAGGTGTCTGCCAATACTTGGGCTTTGCTGTTGCCGGTTTTTTGTGCCAGATGTTCCAGCGATACTGCCAGTGCCAAAAATTCGCCCAAAGAGTCCCAACGCAGGTGGTTTTCTTCGAGGAATTGTTGGACGTGTTTCGGTGCAGAGCCGCCGGCACCGGTTTCAAACATGCCGCCGCCGTTCATCAGTGGCACGATGGAGAGCATTTTGGCGCTGGTACCCAGTTCCAAAATCGGGAACAGGTCGGTCAGGTAGTCGCGCAATACGTTGCCGGTTACGGAGATGGTGTCCTCACCGTTTTTCAGGCGCTGCAGGGTGAATTTGGTGGCTTCTACCGGCGCTAGGATGCGGATATCCAAGCCGTTGGTGTCCAAATCGGCCAGATAGGTATTGACTTTGTTAATCAGGCTCTTGTCGTGCGGACGGTTTTCATCAAGCCAGAATACGGCGGGGGTGTTGCTCAGGCGTGAACGGTTTACGGCGAGTTGAACCCAGTCTTTTACCGGTGCGTCTTTGGTTTGGCACATGCGCCAGATGTCGCCGGCTTCGACTTCGTGCTGCATCAGTACTTTGCCGGAAGCGTCCACTACTTCTACTTTGCCGTCGGCTTGGATTTCAAAGGTTTTGTCGTGTGAGCCGTATTCTTCGGCGGCTTGCGCCATCAGGCCGACATTCGGCACAGTACCCATGGTGGTCGGGTCGAATGCGCCGTTTTCACGACAGAAGTCGATGGTTGCCTGATATACGCCGGCATAGCTGCTGTCCGGAATCACGGCTTTGGTGTCTTGGGCTTTGCCTTCTTTGTCCCACATGCGGCCGGAATTGCGGATCATGGCCGGCATGGAAGCGTCCACAATCACATCGCTCGGAACGTGCAGATTGGTAATGCCCTTGTCGGAATCAACCATGGCCAAATCAGGATTGGCGGCGTAAACGGCGGCGATTTCGGCTTCGACGGCGGCACGGGTTTCAGACGGCAATTTGTCGAGGTTGGCCAGCAGATTGCCGAAACCGTTGTTTACATTGACACCGGCGGCGGCAAGTTCTGCGCCGAATTTTTCAAATACCGGTGCAAAAAAGGCTTTAACGGCGTGTCCGAAAATAATCGGATCGGACACTTTCATCATGGTGGCTTTCATGTGC
This window encodes:
- a CDS encoding 3'-5' exonuclease family protein, encoding MADISHWPALAAVFSRFGLPVAVVDLESTGGNFYQDRITEIALIRFENGKIRRYEQLVNPQQPISEFIENLTGISNETVAHAPAFADIAADLLPLLQHSLVVAHNSRFDHTFLRHEFARAGIDFAGPALCTVQLSRRLYPQEYKHNLDSIIERFDIPVANRHRAMTDVVALCDFLERSLQEHSPDEWLQQSQSLLRPAMLPSTLPPDLQGQIYALPDSAGAAVWLDAHSQALSVEAYEHAYSEISAAFSRKKLPPYLQAAAQIRFMPAIGTLHALWLKAQAALEHRLMPSKNGKYFFTVQFTPSAQGVLQAKIVPLNNGWHERKPNGLFLHKKAAKRALADWAQTHDLCPALLDILPTTYAANQPCPLQALGSCDGNCRSSSGIERHNRLIEQYAPQLPVADWGKLHEFDVTERHPLNGKSITFRCSGGAIALPDGRWYFDDTLHAALKAAVKKNKADIQPVK
- a CDS encoding Cof-type HAD-IIB family hydrolase, with the protein product MTPKIIFFDIDDTLYRKYTDTLRPSVLQAMNALKAKGILTAIATGRTPAAFPEKIKQLIRQCGMDMLISINGQYIEYQGKMLQSYPMDEADIHAVIAVLQRKNIPYAFVGTQHIAVSERNTLTENTLASILTVCPEDPHYYQKHEVYQMLAFYPPQQDGEISPDIEALGLKTVRWHENAVDILRSGGSKAVGIAHSVAKLGIAMQDVMAFGDGMNDIEMLQTVGFGVAMGNGEPQAKAAARHVCPSVDEDGVYRGLQELGIID
- a CDS encoding glycosyltransferase — encoded protein: MTAIKSICYHNKNIHFHLLNKEYPEEWFDWLNQKLALLGSCIENVKIQGNFAENHHLPHINEATYYRLLIPTLAAEKALYLDCDLVVNTDLLPLYQTDLGDNYLAATVDGVLNYTDHFYYEFPDLKPYFNSGILLFNQDKWKKEGLVEKALAMAGQYNNFYSQST
- a CDS encoding IS630 transposase-related protein, encoding MTYSTDFRKLALAKLKQGLSIRKAAKELGIGSDTLFRWTKNPVPKAYPKDRKPFKITKEALFLDVEQYPDAYCYERAERFNCSTSAIHKALQKYGISRKKDQ
- a CDS encoding transposase, translating into MFDCSINSRIFDTWVEQLLIPQLPDNSVVVMDNAAFHKGKAEALLKDKGHTVLWLPPYSPDLNPIEKKWAWLKARRRKFGVMSVDELFRGVI
- a CDS encoding NADP-dependent isocitrate dehydrogenase, coding for MTSKATIIYTHTDEAPALATQSLLPIVQAFTKEAGVDVKTSDISLAGRILAQFSEFLQPEQRVVDALAELGELVKQPDANVIKLPNISASVPQLTAAIKELQSKGFAVPDFPADPQTDEEKAVRERYDRIKGSAVNPVLREGNSDRRAPKAVKNFAKKNPHSMGAWSKDSKTHVSTMQSGDFFHNEQSVTVPEAGEVSILFTDKQGNQKALRKPVALKAGEIIDATVMSKKALLAFLAEQVQDAKAKGVLFSLHMKATMMKVSDPIIFGHAVKAFFAPVFEKFGAELAAAGVNVNNGFGNLLANLDKLPSETRAAVEAEIAAVYAANPDLAMVDSDKGITNLHVPSDVIVDASMPAMIRNSGRMWDKEGKAQDTKAVIPDSSYAGVYQATIDFCRENGAFDPTTMGTVPNVGLMAQAAEEYGSHDKTFEIQADGKVEVVDASGKVLMQHEVEAGDIWRMCQTKDAPVKDWVQLAVNRSRLSNTPAVFWLDENRPHDKSLINKVNTYLADLDTNGLDIRILAPVEATKFTLQRLKNGEDTISVTGNVLRDYLTDLFPILELGTSAKMLSIVPLMNGGGMFETGAGGSAPKHVQQFLEENHLRWDSLGEFLALAVSLEHLAQKTGNSKAQVLADTLDAATEQLLLNDKSPKRKAGELDNRGSHFYIALYWAQALAAQNQDAELKAKFAPLAATLSENEAKITAELAEVQGKAVDIQGYYAADAQAAAQAMRPSATFNAALAAL